Within the Marinobacter sp. SS13-12 genome, the region AAGCCACTGCTCCGCCTGCCGGAGCAAACGGTTCACCAGCAGCAGCTCGTCGTCCGACAGGTCATCGAAGAAACGTTCCAGTATCGATTGCAGCAGGTCCAGCCAGCCTACCGGTGTTGCGGTAGCCCGGAGTTCGCGCCAGAGATCTTCCAGCCGGTCGATGAAGCGGCACAGATTGCCGGCCACACTGGCCTGCAGGCCGCCAATTTCCTCGAAGGGCTCAATGCCCTGCCAGGGGTCGTCGCGGCCGGTGCCATAGCCCAGCAACATCCGCCGCAGGCCGGCCTGCCAGGTGTTGCGCTCCAGACCATCGGGCAGGTCGAGGCTACTGCGGTGGTCACTGTGCAGGCCCCAGCGGATATTGGCGCCCTCCACCCACTGACGCACCAGGGGCAGGTCGCTTTCGGCAATGCCGAACCGGCTCCTGACCGCCGGCACTTCCAGCAGGCTGATGATCTCGCTGACGCCAAAACGGCTTTCCGGCAGGGCCATCAGGGTATCCAGCGCAATCAATACCGGCTGACGGTGACGCTGACCCTGGTCGGAAATGGTGAATGGGATATAGCGGCGGGACGACGACGGGTAGCGGCCAAAGACTGCCTGGATGTGGGGTGCGTAGGTATCCACATCCGGCACCATGACAATCACATCCCGGGGCCGAAGTTCCGGGTTGCTGTTGAACGCCGCCAGCAACTGATCATGGAGAATTTCCACTTCCCGCTGCGGGCTGTGGGCGTTGTGGAACACCACGGAATCGTCCCGGAACGGATCCAGGCTGCGCTTCTGGTCCAGCATTTCCTGTTGCGATGTGAGCGTGCGTATATCGTTCTGGATCTGGTGCAGCAGCACTGGCTGTTCCGGTTCGCCGTGAGGCGTGAAGATATCAATCCGGCCGTCGGGCGTGGCGATGCGGCTTTTGTACGCCTCCGGGTTATCAAACTCGTCCAGCAAGCGAATGTAGTCCCGCCCCTGCTTGCCCCAGGCGGCCAAAAGCGGGTTGGCGTGCTGGTGCAGATCATCAGGGTCGGTCAGTTGTGCCAGTTTCGGGTGGGCCAGCCCGCGCTTGCGATCGGCATTCAGCAGGTCACGATCACTGATAATGTCCGCCCAGTAGAATTCACTCGGATTGTGGACGCAGAGCACCACCTGGCTGACCCGACTGAGGATCGATAAAGCCTCCAGTGCCTGTTTCGGCAGCGAAGAGACACCAAAAACCACAATACGTTGGGGCAGGTCAGACGGCCGATCAGCCGCGGTGAGCCTCTGTCCCTCCTCCATGAACCGGGTGTGGATGCGAGAGCGGCTGGTACCCGCAAGTTCGCCAACATCCTCCACCAGTTTTCGCCACAGCACTGGCTGCCAACGCAACTCTTCACCCAGCTCGCGGTGCTCACCCCGCGCCATTTGCAGTCGGTCGTGCCCCGCTTCCCAGTCCGCCAGCCAGTCGGCACGGAACACCTGGTACTGGTCGAACAGGTCGGCAATCTTGCCCGCCAACTGGTAGCGGCGTGTTTCGGTATCCGCGCCGGCCATGAATCGCTGCAGCGGGGCAAACACGTCGTCCTCGGCAATCAGATCCGGCAGCAACCGGAACAGGCGCCAGACCAGGCGGGACTTGTCGAAAGGCGACTGTTCCGGCACCCCGGCAGACGTCAACACTGCCCGATAGGCCTGCCAGATAAAGCGGGCAGGAAACAGGAAATCCATACCTGCGGCAATGCCCATGCCACCGCCATCGCCGCTTTTGCCAGGGTCAGACGAATCTTCCGCCAGGGCAAGCTTCAGCCACTGGGCAATGCCGTTGCTCTGCACCAGAAAGGTTTCACTTTCCAGGGGTGGCAAGGGGCTGTTCCGACAGATCCAGACCACGGCCCGACGCAGGTCTTCGAGGTGGTTCGCATGGATGGCGTGAAAGCCGGGCTCGATGGTTGGCGCTGCTGGCATACCTGCTCTGTGTCGTCGTCCGGGGTAAGAAAGCAAAGCCTATCACAAGTCTGGACGGATTCCGGCCGGGGCCCTGAAACCAAATCCCGCACCGTTTCGGGGCAGCTCTCAGCCATTAGTTCTTTTATTCCGAATATTTACCGTATTCTGCCCAAAGCTGGCGATTCATGAAAATCTATTCACTCAATTTCTTGCGAAAACAGCATTGTTTTGCCAGTCTTTATTAATGTAACAATAATTTGCAGCGAAAAATAAACGGAGACGACACGATGAGTAGCTTGAGCAAGTTCAAGAAAGTGGCAGGAATTTCTGCGTTTGCCTTTGCAGCAATGACGGCGGCGAATTCGGTAAATGCCGCCAACTGGCGCTATGCGCACGAAGAGTACGAAGGTGACGTTCAGGACGTATTCGCTTACGACTTCAAGGAATACATCGAAGACAACTCTGACCACACCGTTCAGGTTTTCCGGTTTGGTGAGCTGGGCGAATCCGACGACATCATGGAGCAGACCCAGGCTGGCATCCTCAACTTTGTAAACCAGTCCCCTGGCTTCACCGGCTCCCTGATTCCGGAGGCGCAGATTTTCTTCATTCCCTACCTGCTGCCTACGGATTTCGAAACCGTGATCGAGTTTTTCAATACGAGTGAAGCCATCAACGAGGATTTCCCGGAGCTTTACGCCAAAAATGGTCTTGAATTGTTGAAGATGTACCCTGAGGGCGAAATGGTTGTGACTCTGGATGAGAAAGCCACCAGCCCTGAAGACTTCAATAACAAAAAAATCCGGGTTATGACCAACCCGCTGCTGTCGGAAACCTACGAGGCCTTCGGTGCCACTCCGACTCCGCTCCCATGGGGCGAGGTGTACGGCGCCCTGCAGACCAATATGATTCAAGGCCAGGAAAACCCGATCTTCTGGATCGAGTCCGGCGGTCTGTACGAGGTATCCCCGAACCTGATCTTTACCGGCCACGGCTGGTTCACCACGGCCATGATGGCCAATAAGGACTTCTTCGACGGCCTGTCCGACGAAGACAAGGAGCTTGTTCGTAAAGCAGCGGATTACGCTTACGAAGAAATCCTGGTTCATATCGACGGCCTGGCTGACGAAGCCCTCGGCAAGATCCAGGAAGCCAGCGATGAGGTAACGGTTACCCGCCTGAACGAAGAGCAGATCCAGGCGTTCCGCGACCGAGCGCCTCAGGTTGAGGAAGCGTTTATCGAGATGACGGGCGACAGTGGCGAAGAGCTACTGAACCAGTTCAAGGAAGATCTCAAGGAAGTTCAGAGCAACTGAACCTGAAGGGACCTTTCCCGCCGGCAGTGCCCGGCGGGAAGCTGTACTAACCCCGCCCCGCCGGGGAACTCCCACCGGCCGGGAGCGATACGTTCTGGAGCAGAACCCATGTCCGAGAACTCCCCGGATCTAGAAGACGACACCGGTACCTATGAGTCCGGCCTGCCCGGGTTTCTGGGAACCATAGATGAAATCATTGCCAAGGCAGAGGCCGTCATGCTCGCGGTTGGCGTGATTTTGATGGCTCTCAATACATGCGCCAACGTCATTGCGCGCTTTGTCTTCGGTGAAGGGATGTTTTTCTCCGGTGAGATCAACCGGATTCTCATCATCCTGATTACCTTTGCTGGTATTGGCTACGCGGCCCGCCATGGCCGCCATATCCGTATGTCTGCGGTTTACGATGCGATACCCCCGAAGGGCCGCAAAGTCCTGATGATTTTTATCGCCTTGTTTACATCGGTGGTGATGTTTTTTCTCTGCTACCACTCCTATTTTTACATCGAAACTCTCCATAGCCGCGGGCGGATTCTTCCGGCACTGGGATTTGAGATCTGGTGGATTTACATCTGGGCGCCCGTGGGCTTTGCAATCACTGGTATCCAGTATTTCCTCACGGCCATCAAGAACTTCACCAGCAAGGATGTGTACCTCTCCACGGGTGTGGTCGACGGCTACGCAGACAGTGAATCCGAAGTCTGAACCCTGCAGCTGCGATAACAAAGGATAAAAACTCATGGCGACTCTAATGATGGTGATCATGATCGGGCTGCTACTGCTGGGCTTCCCGATGATGGTTCCGCTGATTGCCGGTGCGGTGGTCGGTTTTGTAATGATGTTTGATGGCTTCGGCCAGATGGGTACTTTCATTCAGCAAATGATGGGGGGTATTCGACCCGCCTCTCTTATTGCTGTGCCCATGTTTATTCTCGCGGCAGATATCATGACCCGCGGCCAGTCCGCCGACCGCCTGATCCATATGGTGATGGCGTTCATCGGGCACATAAAGGGCGGGCTCGCCATCAGTACGGCGACTTCCTGTACCCTGTTCGGTGCTGTTTCCGGTTCCACCCAGGCCACGGTTGTAGCGGTTGGTTCTCCCCTGAGGCCAAAACTGCTCAAAGCGGGCTATTCCGACTCGTTCTCACTGGCGCTGATCATCAATGCCAGTGACATTGCTTTCCTGATTCCCCCCAGTATCGGCTTCATTATTTACGGGGTTATCTCCGGCACCTCTATTGCCGAGCTGTTCATTGCCGGCATCGGCCCCGGCCTGATGATTCTGGCCATGTTTTCCATCTATTGCCTGATCTACGCTTACGTCAAAAAGGTTCCCACCGAGGAAAGGGCCGGCTGGAGAGAGCGGGGAGTCGCCGTCCGTGAGGCTCTATGGCCGCTGTTCTTCCCGGTTATCATTGTGGGCGGTATCTATGGCGGCATATTCAGCCCGACTGAAGCTGCGGCCGTTTGCGTACTCTATGCCTTCTTGCTGGAATTCGCGGTTTTCCGCTCGCTGAAATTGCCGGACATTTACCGGATCGCAAAATCCACAGGCCTGATTACCGCTGTGGTTTTCATCCTGGTTGCGGTCGGCAACGGCTTTTCCTGGATTATCTCCTTTGCTCAGATTCCGCAGGCCATACTGGAATCTGTCGGCGTCAATGAGGCCGGTCCGGTCGGCGTACTGGTTGCGATCTGTGTCGCCTTCTTCGTCGCTTGCATGTTTGTCGACCCGATCGTGGTGATCCTGGTGCTGACGCCAATCTTTGCACCGGCCATTGAGTCCACCGGCCTGGATCCGGTTCTTGTCGGGGTTCTGATCACACTCCAGGTGGCCATAGGCTCGGCAACGCCGCCCTTTGGTTGTGACATATTCACCGCCATAGCCATATTCAAGCGCCCCTACTGGGAAGTGATTCGCGGCACACCACCGTTTGTCTTTATGCTGGTGGCATCTGCGGGCCTGATCATCGCCTTCCCGCAAATCGCACTGTTCCTGCGTGACCTGGCGTTCCGCTGAGGGCTGTAGAGACCCATTTCAGGGAGAAGAACATGTTCAAAAAAATCCTCGTGGCCGTTGACGGTTCCAAGTCGTCCTTCAAGGCCATGGATAAGGCCATTGAACTGCAGAAGCTTATGGATACCGAGATCTATCTGCTCTGCGTCTATAAGCATCACAGCCTGTTTGAGGCATCCATGTCGATTGAGCGCCCCGAGGGTATGGATATTCCTGACCAGGCGTTATCGGAATACGCCAAGGACATCGTCAACCATGCCAAGGAAAAAGCAAAAGAGATGGGTGCGGTGAAAGTCCGGGGGTTCGTCAAGGCCGGGCGGCCCTCCAGCGTTATCGTCAAGTTTGCCCAGGAAAAAGACGTGGACCTGATTGTGCTCGGCACCCGGGGCACTCACAGCGACAAGGACGGCATGCTGCTTGGCAGCGTGTCGCACCGCGTCGCCTCCAAGGCGAAGTGCCCGGTGCTGGTCGTTTAAGGAAAAGGAAGACAACCGTTTAAGGACGAACAATGACCACTATCGTGGATTTTCTGAACTCCATACTCTGGGGTTATGTTCTGGTTTATGGCCTGTTAGGTGTTGGTGTCTTTTTCACCATTCGCCTGGGCTTTCTGCAATTCGTCAATTTTGGTGAAATGATCCGGGCCATCCGCGGCTCCCGGGAGAGCGATGTCCATGGCATCTCTCCGTTCCAGGCCCTGTGCACCAGTCTGGCCTCGCGAGTGGGCACGGGTAACCTCGCCGGTGTCGCGGTCGCGCTCTATCTCGGCGGCGCCGGTGCCATCTTCTGGATGTGGATGGTGGCGCTGGTGGGTATGGCAACCGGCTACGCGGAAAGCACACTGGCGCAGCTCTATAAAGTGCGTGACGGTAAAGGGCAATACCGGGGCGGCCCGGCGGTTTACATCACCAAAGGCCTCAAGGCTCCCTGGGCCGGCAGTATCTTTGCCGTCTGCCTGATTATTTCCTTTGGGCTGGTCTTCAACGCCGTACAGGCCAATTCCATCGCCGATGCCATGGAGGGTGCCTTTGGCGTGCCCAAACTCTGGGTCGGTATCGTAATCGCCATTCTGGCGGGTGCCGTTATTTTTGGCGGGCTGCGCTCTATCGTGCGTTTCGCGGAGCTGGTGGTGCCGCTGATGGCTGGCATTTACGTCCTGATTGCGCTGGTTATTATGGCGATCAATATCACCGAAGTGCCGGGCGTGCTGGCCACCATTGTGAAGAGCGCGTTCGGACTGGAAGAAGCCGCCGGTGGCGCTGCCGGCTCCATTACCGCCGCTATGCTCAACGGCATCAAGCGCGGCCTTTTTTCCAATGAGGCCGGCATGGGCTCTGCCCCCAACATTGCGGCAACCGCCACGCCAGCACCCCATCACCCTTCTTCCCAGGGCCTGGTTCAGGCATTCGGTGTTTTCATCGACACTATCGTTATCTGTACCGCCACAGCGGTAATGATCCTGTTGTCCGGCGTTATGGAACCGGGGTCCGGCATTACCGGAACCCAGCTGACCCAGGATGCCATGCAAAGCCATATCGGAGAATCCGGCGCCTACTTTATCGCCATCGCAATCCTGTTCTTTGCTTTCACCTCGATCGTTGCCAACTACACCTATGCGGAAAATGCGCTGATTCACCTCGGCGGCGACAATAACATTGCCATCACGATGCTGCGCATGGCGGTGCTCGGGATGGTGATATGGGGCGGTTACGAAGCAGTGGTAACGGTTTTCAATGCAGCCGACGCGTCTATGGGCCTGATGGCCACCATCAATCTGGTTGCGATCGTGATGCTATCCGGCACCGTGGTCAAGCTCACCAAAGACTACCTTGCCCAACGCAAACAGGGCGGTGTGCCACATTTCAAGTCAAAGGACTACCCGGAACTGCACGAGAAGATAGACAGCAATATCTGGCACTAGCTCCCGGGATCGGACACCTCCACCCTGTCCCGCCCGGCCGCCTTGGCCCGATAAAGTGCCCGATCGGCAAGCCCCAGCAGGCTATCCGGGGATTTGCTGCATTCGGGCCAGCTTGCAACACCTACCGAGATAGTGACATGGCCCAGGTCGGTACCACCGTGCTCTACGGGCATCGACCGGATCGCCCGGGCAAGCTCCGCTGCCTTGTCACAGGCGGCTTGGGCACTGGAGCCAGCCATGATAATGACGAATTCCTCGCCGCCAAAGCGGCACACCACATCACTGTCGCGGAAGTGCCTGGCCAATCTGTCCGCTACCGCTTTCAGGGCCGAGTCGCCGGCTTCGTGACCATGGGTATCGTTGAACTGTTTGAAGAGATCAATATCCACAATCAGCAAGGACAGTGGCTGATCACTCCTCAGGGCAACCGCGGACTCGTGCTCGAACAATTGATCGAAGTAGCGGCGGTTCTTCAGCCCGGTCAGCGCGTCTTCATAGGAGTATTTATGCAATTCCTCCCGCAAGCCAATGCTTGAAAGCGCAATGCCGATTTTCTGGAGCCCCTGGCTCAGTGCCTGAAATAGCCTGGCAGCACCGTAATCCGTGCTTTCTCCAGCGAATTCCTCCGGCACCTCGACGAACAACAAAGCCATGGTTATCTGCCCTTCTGTTGCCGACTGGATATTAATCCAAAGGCACAGGGAGCCATTCACATCTTCTTGCCACTCAGACCAGGACTGGCCGGAGTCGGCACTGTAACGGGCTGGAATCTGATTCTGGGGCGGTGGACCATCGGGGGTTTCGATCCGGGCAGGCGATTCTGGTTCCCCCGCGTAGCCCCAGCGTGTGAGCAACACGTAGGCCCTGCCGTCATCGACCCTCTGGTAAAGTCTTCCTCTGAGAGGGCTGCAGAGATCCGGAAGCCGGCGCGCCATAACAGGGAATGTCTGGTTCAGGGTAATGCAATCCTGTAACTCCGCAATGATGTCATTGAGAACGCGGGTTTTCTCATTCTCGAAAGTCAGCAACCGAACCCTGGCTTGTTCAAGACGAGCGAGGGCCTCTGCCTTTTCCGTTCGCTCAGCAACCTGCTGCTCAAGCGACAGGTTTAACTGGTGCAACGCCTGCTGGGTGCGGGCATAGTGCCACAGTGAAATCAGCACCACCGCCAATGAGAATATCAGCGTGCCCCAACTGACCGGCACCCGCCACCAGGGGAGAAAGCCATGAGCGACCGCCATATCCACCACCAGCAGGCTGCAGAATATGCCGTAGGCGGCGAGTATGACTTGCTGCTCAATCCGAAGGTCACGAAAGCGCCTGACCACGACAACAGCGATCGTGACAAGGGAGGCCAGTAGCAGTGCATCGAATGGCGGGAATGTGGATGACAGGTCCACAGCCCCTGTTAAGGCCAACCCGATGGCGGCAACCACATACACCAGGTGTATTTTCCACACCAGGTTGATCAGCCACGGGCGGTGTTCCGAAAACCACTGCTCCAGCAACAACGCCATTGCCACCGGCAACATATAATAGGAACCGGCCGCCAGATAATCCCAGGCCAGAGGAGACTCCCAAAGCAGCTGGCTTGCCTGACTTTCCGACAGTAGCATCAGCGCAGACGACAAAGAGAACAAAGCAATGCTGCCGAAGCTCTTTTTCTCGGTCTGAAGCAGGGCAAAAATCAGGGACAACAACGCAATCAGCGCTGAAAAACCGGCAATAACCAGCGCATCAAGGGAGTTTTCGAGGATAAACAGCACAAGGTCTGGGCGGTTCATGATGGAGACTTCGCCCCACAGACCTATATCGGTGTAATCCGAGAAGACACGGAAGTAAATCTGCTTGCCCTCGAACCCCTCCGGCAGGGGAATGGCATGCCAGGGCCAGCCCTCGAATCGCCCCTTGCCCTCATGATCAAACGTACCGTACTGGTAGATATTCTCGCCATCCAGCCAGACCTGAACGATCAGATCCACGCTGAATATGTACAGCAAGGGTTCCTGCCATTCGCCGCCGGGCAAAGCAATCCGATACCAGACATGTTCACGCCCATTACGCCCCGGGGGATTGGACGGAAAACCGATGGCCTGCCATTGATCCGGCTCGTCTACCTGTGTCCATTCCGGAATGCCGTCTTCAGTAAACGGCGAATCACCCCAGCGATATTCCCAGCCCTCTTCCAGGTCAACGGCGGCCTTAGCCGCCTGCGCTCCGAAAAAGCTCAGGATAACGAGGAGGATCAGGCTTCCGACCTGTGGGGGGGACAGCTTCTGCATACAGTACGGCGCCTGTCGCTTGAGGATACAGTGCTTGTATTATAGAACACCCGTGCCATTAAACTCTCTCAAGGGCACGATAAACTCAAGCCTTAATTGCGCCGGTCAGCAATCATTTTCATGACCCGGAGCATCAACTTCGGGGTACTTCCCGGGAAAAACAGTTACTGCCCGGACTTCAGCATTTCCCAGTACCTGGTGTACACCTGCATGGCGTCATCGCCCACGTCTTTCTGGAATTCGGCGTTGGTGAGATCCTCTGCTGTTGGATAGCTGGTGCGGTCATTGGCGACTTCGTCGCTCAACAATTCACGGGCAGCAAGATTGGGCGTGGCATAGCCAATGTCCTCACTGATCAGCGCGGAAATCTCCGGCTGCATCACGAAGTTGATGAACTGGTGAGCGGCGTCCGGATTCCCCGCGTTCTTGGGAATCACAAAGCTGTCCAGCCAGACAATGGTGCCCTCTTCCGGATAGACGTATTTCAGTGAGGGCATGTCTTCCTTGCCCATGACGGCTTCACCGTTCCAGATCATGCCGATATCGGTTTCACCTTCCAGGTAGGGCATCCTTGGGGCGTCCGAGTTGAAGGTGCGTACCGAGGGCATCAGCTCGGTCAGTTTTTCGTAGGCTTCCCTGATCTCATCCGGGTCGGTGCTGTTGCCGGAGTAACCGAGAACCCGCAGACCGATGTGGAAAACCTCACGCATGTCGTTGGTAAGCATCACGCGGCCTTCGTATTTCTCATTCCAGAGGTCTTCCCACGCCGTTACTTCGCTGCCATCGACATCGTTGGCATCATAGGCCAGGCCCGTGGTGCCCCAGAGGTAGGGAACGCTGTATTCGTTATCAGGGTCGATCTCCAGGTTTGTCAGCTCGGGGTCCAGCTTCTCAAAGCCTTCTATCTTATCGTGATCAATTTTCTCCAGCAGACCTTCCTTACGCATTTTGTTGACGTAATAGGTGGACGGCAACGCCAGGTCGTAATCCCCGCTTTCGTCCAGCAGCTTGAGCCGCGCGTACATGGCTTCGTTACTGTCATAGGTGGTGTAAACCACCTGGATACCGGTTTCTTCCTCGAAGCGGTCCAATACCTCCTGAGGCATGTATTCAGACCAGTTGTACAGATTCAGTACGTTTGGTTCCTCCTGGGAACTGCATCCGGTCAGAGTCGCAATCACCAGGCCTGCCAGCGCCAGTTTCTTCATCGTTTGCTCCTTGTCAGTATCCATTGGGACAGCATCAACATGGTCAGGGAAAATACCAGTAACAGGGTACCCAAAGCATTGACTTCGGGTTTCAGACCCACACGCACCATAGAGTAGATGCGTAAGGGCAGAATTTCATAGCTGGGGCCACTCACGAACGTACTGACCACCACATCATCCAGAGACAATGTGAAACCCAGCAGCCAGCCGGCCAGCAACGCCGGCATGATCACCGGAATCAGTACCGTGCGGGTCATGGTGAAATCATTGGCCCCCAGATCCCGGGCCGCTTCGGGCAGGCTTTCATCAAAGCCACTGAGCCTGGCCATAACGGTTATCACCACAAACGGCAGGCAGAAGGTTACGTGTGCCAACAGCAGTGAGACGAATCCGAGTTGCAGACCCACCAACAGGAACAGCGCCAGCAGTGAAATAGCCAGCACAATTTCAGGCGACATCATCACCACAAACAGCATGCCCCGCAGCATGCGCTTGCCACGAAAACGATAACGATGAAGGGCCAGCGCCGTCAGTGCACCAATAAACGTCGACACCGTGGCAGCTGTCAGTGCCAGAAACAGGGAATTCCACATGGCCTGCACCATGGCGTGATTGTTGAACAGCGACTCATACCACTCGAGACTGAGCCCGCCCCAGCGATAGCCAGTACGGGAACTGTTGAAGGAAAACACTACCAGCACCAGGATTGGCAGATAAAGCAACACATACACCAGGGTGAGGTAGGTTTTCGGCAGCCAGCGGGTCACGTCGGCACCTCCTCACCCAGCCGCCGCTGGCTGAGCTTGTGGGCAAACAGCAATACCGCCATGGCCACCGTGAGCAGAATGCTGGCAGCTGCGCCGAAGGGCCAGTCACGGGCATCCAGGAACTGGTTCTTGATAACGTTGCCCACCAGCAGATTGCGGGAGCCGCCCAGTATGTCCGCCACAAAAAACAGGCCCATGGCCGGCAGCAGCACCAGCATCACGCCTGCCAATACACCGGGCAGGGTCAACGGAATGGTTACGTGCAGGAAGGTGGACAGCTTGCCTGCCCCCAGATCGTGTGAGGCCATCAACAGCTCCTGCCTGAGATCATCAAACACGGAATACAGCGGCAGGATCATGAATGGCAGCAACAGGTAAACCAGCCCGATAATCACCGCGCCTTCGGTGTAGAGCATTTTCAATGGCTCGTCGATAATCCCCATCCCCATCAGCACATTGTTGATCAGACCGTTGGTGGCCAGCAGCAGTTTCAGGGCGTAGGTGCGCACCAGGGAATTGGTCCAGAAGGGAACGATCAACAGGAAAATCAGCAGGGTCTGGCGCTGCTTGCCCAGGCCAGACAGAGCCCAGGCAAAGGGATAGCCGATCAGCAGGCAGAAAAAGGTGGTTACTCCCGCCATATAGAGGGAGCTGAGGAAGACATCCAGGTACAGGGTATCAAACAGTTGCCGGTAACTGTCCAGATTCAGTGGCAGCGAGAGGAAGGTGCCCGGATCCCGGGTCATCACACTGGCACCCACTACCAGCAGATTGGGGGTGAGCACAAGGAGCAGAAGCCAGCCCCAGACCAGAATCAGCACAGCAGTCTTGAAGGGCTGCTGAAGCACTCTATGCATCCGTGGCCAGCCCTTCCGCCTCTTCGTTCACCAGTTCCACCGGTAGTAACCACTCCCAGCCATCCACCCAGCTGACCCTT harbors:
- the recC gene encoding exodeoxyribonuclease V subunit gamma translates to MPAAPTIEPGFHAIHANHLEDLRRAVVWICRNSPLPPLESETFLVQSNGIAQWLKLALAEDSSDPGKSGDGGGMGIAAGMDFLFPARFIWQAYRAVLTSAGVPEQSPFDKSRLVWRLFRLLPDLIAEDDVFAPLQRFMAGADTETRRYQLAGKIADLFDQYQVFRADWLADWEAGHDRLQMARGEHRELGEELRWQPVLWRKLVEDVGELAGTSRSRIHTRFMEEGQRLTAADRPSDLPQRIVVFGVSSLPKQALEALSILSRVSQVVLCVHNPSEFYWADIISDRDLLNADRKRGLAHPKLAQLTDPDDLHQHANPLLAAWGKQGRDYIRLLDEFDNPEAYKSRIATPDGRIDIFTPHGEPEQPVLLHQIQNDIRTLTSQQEMLDQKRSLDPFRDDSVVFHNAHSPQREVEILHDQLLAAFNSNPELRPRDVIVMVPDVDTYAPHIQAVFGRYPSSSRRYIPFTISDQGQRHRQPVLIALDTLMALPESRFGVSEIISLLEVPAVRSRFGIAESDLPLVRQWVEGANIRWGLHSDHRSSLDLPDGLERNTWQAGLRRMLLGYGTGRDDPWQGIEPFEEIGGLQASVAGNLCRFIDRLEDLWRELRATATPVGWLDLLQSILERFFDDLSDDELLLVNRLLRQAEQWLQDCDSAGMGEVELPLNIVREILLEGLEEGGLNQRFLAGKVNFATLMPMRAIPFRHVCLLGMNDGDYPRSRPPVDFDLMALDYRPGDRSRREDDRYLFLEALLSAREQLYISWVGRSIRDDSERPPSVLVSQLRDHLDAVWQVAASDESASVALTIEHPLQPFSREYFPDVNDVPSARRLFTYDSEWLSAHQSRATESEQPVLSYLVPADPITLSEIGAFLKRPVEIFYQRRLQVRFTDVESLDTDNEAFAMDGLQHWRLEDELIRQAVMKADNEDELQQRLDSSLASMARRGELGMGLTEYALTRQLESRMPDLHRRYQEALALWPEAIEDETGFDYHHQRGEDSVAVSDRLGDLRTRPDGAVCRVVIASSNLLEGSGGSRQLRFPALLDHWVTHLAGNLRFEAFHTLVIAKEEQRVVNLLPMDSAAAGECLARILDAWMQGQTRPLPVESGAAFAYLRALYPARGEGNEDKALQKAEEAYNKALARDRGYLHRAYPEFEQLLASEQFVQLVSTLYEPFWHAEQAGRAKTSGANREKAS
- the dctP gene encoding TRAP transporter substrate-binding protein DctP; its protein translation is MSSLSKFKKVAGISAFAFAAMTAANSVNAANWRYAHEEYEGDVQDVFAYDFKEYIEDNSDHTVQVFRFGELGESDDIMEQTQAGILNFVNQSPGFTGSLIPEAQIFFIPYLLPTDFETVIEFFNTSEAINEDFPELYAKNGLELLKMYPEGEMVVTLDEKATSPEDFNNKKIRVMTNPLLSETYEAFGATPTPLPWGEVYGALQTNMIQGQENPIFWIESGGLYEVSPNLIFTGHGWFTTAMMANKDFFDGLSDEDKELVRKAADYAYEEILVHIDGLADEALGKIQEASDEVTVTRLNEEQIQAFRDRAPQVEEAFIEMTGDSGEELLNQFKEDLKEVQSN
- a CDS encoding TRAP transporter small permease; this encodes MSENSPDLEDDTGTYESGLPGFLGTIDEIIAKAEAVMLAVGVILMALNTCANVIARFVFGEGMFFSGEINRILIILITFAGIGYAARHGRHIRMSAVYDAIPPKGRKVLMIFIALFTSVVMFFLCYHSYFYIETLHSRGRILPALGFEIWWIYIWAPVGFAITGIQYFLTAIKNFTSKDVYLSTGVVDGYADSESEV
- a CDS encoding TRAP transporter large permease; protein product: MATLMMVIMIGLLLLGFPMMVPLIAGAVVGFVMMFDGFGQMGTFIQQMMGGIRPASLIAVPMFILAADIMTRGQSADRLIHMVMAFIGHIKGGLAISTATSCTLFGAVSGSTQATVVAVGSPLRPKLLKAGYSDSFSLALIINASDIAFLIPPSIGFIIYGVISGTSIAELFIAGIGPGLMILAMFSIYCLIYAYVKKVPTEERAGWRERGVAVREALWPLFFPVIIVGGIYGGIFSPTEAAAVCVLYAFLLEFAVFRSLKLPDIYRIAKSTGLITAVVFILVAVGNGFSWIISFAQIPQAILESVGVNEAGPVGVLVAICVAFFVACMFVDPIVVILVLTPIFAPAIESTGLDPVLVGVLITLQVAIGSATPPFGCDIFTAIAIFKRPYWEVIRGTPPFVFMLVASAGLIIAFPQIALFLRDLAFR
- a CDS encoding universal stress protein; amino-acid sequence: MFKKILVAVDGSKSSFKAMDKAIELQKLMDTEIYLLCVYKHHSLFEASMSIERPEGMDIPDQALSEYAKDIVNHAKEKAKEMGAVKVRGFVKAGRPSSVIVKFAQEKDVDLIVLGTRGTHSDKDGMLLGSVSHRVASKAKCPVLVV
- a CDS encoding sodium:alanine symporter family protein, coding for MTTIVDFLNSILWGYVLVYGLLGVGVFFTIRLGFLQFVNFGEMIRAIRGSRESDVHGISPFQALCTSLASRVGTGNLAGVAVALYLGGAGAIFWMWMVALVGMATGYAESTLAQLYKVRDGKGQYRGGPAVYITKGLKAPWAGSIFAVCLIISFGLVFNAVQANSIADAMEGAFGVPKLWVGIVIAILAGAVIFGGLRSIVRFAELVVPLMAGIYVLIALVIMAINITEVPGVLATIVKSAFGLEEAAGGAAGSITAAMLNGIKRGLFSNEAGMGSAPNIAATATPAPHHPSSQGLVQAFGVFIDTIVICTATAVMILLSGVMEPGSGITGTQLTQDAMQSHIGESGAYFIAIAILFFAFTSIVANYTYAENALIHLGGDNNIAITMLRMAVLGMVIWGGYEAVVTVFNAADASMGLMATINLVAIVMLSGTVVKLTKDYLAQRKQGGVPHFKSKDYPELHEKIDSNIWH